The following coding sequences lie in one Stigmatopora nigra isolate UIUO_SnigA chromosome 4, RoL_Snig_1.1, whole genome shotgun sequence genomic window:
- the gas1a gene encoding growth arrest-specific protein 1a isoform X2 yields the protein MATIGALARTLCGSPGPLTWVLLLVACLTAASPAHGRRLICWQAILNCQTEPECNYAYDHYLRACGPVLNGDRKKCPSHCISSLVQLNLTRNGPALEDCGCGHDPMCTRTKRAIEPCLPRTTSTGCTEARRQCERDLQCSSTMRDYLHHCGKLFSGAVCTNACRNVIANMRKIPKGQQLDTCMCDGTERAICEFVKSSMKSLCFDTPEREESSGSHDSYEPEDDEDYPDSYYREESENGVSHPELCWASTLLLATILALKPLF from the coding sequence ATGGCAACCATCGGCGCGCTGGCACGGACCCTCTGTGGCTCCCCGGGCCCACTAACGTGGGTTCTTCTTCTGGTAGCGTGCTTGACCGCCGCTTCCCCAGCACACGGCCGGAGACTCATCTGCTGGCAGGCCATCCTCAACTGCCAAACGGAGCCCGAGTGCAACTACGCGTACGATCACTACTTGCGCGCTTGCGGGCCGGTGCTCAACGGCGACCGCAAGAAGTGCCCCAGTCATTGCATCTCGTCCCTGGTGCAGCTTAACTTAACTCGAAACGGGCCCGCGCTGGAGGACTGCGGCTGCGGGCACGACCCAATGTGCACTCGTACCAAGCGGGCCATCGAGCCTTGCCTACCCCGGACGACCAGCACGGGCTGCACGGAGGCCAGGCGACAGTGCGAGCGCGACCTGCAGTGCAGCTCCACCATGCGCGACTATTTGCACCACTGCGGGAAACTTTTCAGCGGCGCTGTGTGCACCAACGCGTGCCGCAACGTGATCGCCAACATGCGCAAAATCCCCAAGGGACAGCAGCTGGACACTTGCATGTGCGACGGTACCGAGAGGGCCATTTGCGAGTTTGTCAAAAGCAGCATGAAGAGCCTTTGCTTCGACACCCCGGAGAGGGAGGAGAGCAGCGGCTCCCACGACAGCTACGAGCCGGAGGACGACGAAGACTACCCGGACTCATACTACCGGGAAGAGTCGGAGAACGGAGTCTCCCACCCGGAGCTCTGCTGGGCTTCCACTCTGCTGCTGGcgaccattttggctctaaagcCACTCTTTTGA